From Tripterygium wilfordii isolate XIE 37 chromosome 16, ASM1340144v1, whole genome shotgun sequence, one genomic window encodes:
- the LOC119980586 gene encoding vesicle transport protein GOT1-like — protein sequence MVSFEMNDRKKIGLGLTGFGILFTFLGVIFFFDKGLLAMGNILFFSGVALTIGLKSSMQFFMKRQNYKGTISFGVGFFLVVIGWPILGMILESYGFIVLFSGFWPTLSVFLQRIPILGWVFQQPFIRSLFDRYRGKRVPV from the exons ATGGTTTCCTTCGAAATGAATGATCGGAAAA AGATCGGACTGGGATTGACGGGGTTCGGCATTCTGTTCACCTTTCTTGGagttatatttttctttgacaagGGATTGCTTGCGATGGGGAAT ATCCTATTCTTCTCTGGTGTGGCTCTAACTATTGGATTGAAGTCTTCCATGCAATTTTTCATGAAACGTCAAAACTACAAG GGAACTATATCTTTTGGTGTCGGGTTCTTCCTTGTTGTAATAGGATGGCCGATTCTGGGCATGATTTTGGAATCATATGGATTTATTGTTCTCTTCAG TGGCTTCTGGCCAACACTGTCTGTTTTTCTGCAAAGGATTCCAATTCTTGGTTGGGTGTTTCAACAGCCATTTATCAGATCG CTTTTTGACCGGTATCGAGGGAAAAGGGTCCCCGTATAA
- the LOC119980372 gene encoding protein EMBRYO DEFECTIVE 1674-like, with product MVSTRSGKSLPPPEQIPPLPQRPPSFVASTPTGPKSQADPNPDAQFLKSPPTAVSALSIKSVFLYDWWLMKPKGNKNRGLAVGGFASRGRQEARVFCSAEISKRHDTTTLETMDGITVTISGFINRSRTHSNGFPLEICHNFMLGFPYNWEEYATQPSSEEAVDRSCPSAESGSSANSWCTLLPAAFDDLPVTKARDFLMSPLQDCERRTLFNHILGKLGSIVSGCAEISLTSNPESVSHVNTANFVQNETPQAHNRSKTTQKCRDEDGTLYETPLTRNKAKATQKCRDEADILDATPRRIVTRSMTRLMKKKS from the exons ATGGTGTCAACAAGAAGCGGGAAATCACTTCCGCCCCCGGAACAGATACCGCCGCTACCGCAACGACCACCATCATTTGTTGCTTCAACACCAACGGGTCCAAAATCTCAAGCGGATCCCAACCCAGATGCCCAATTTCTCAAGTCTCCACCGACTGCGGTCTCCGCCCTTTCCATCAAATCG GTGTTTCTGTATGATTGGTGGCTGATGAAGCCTAAGGGCAACAAGAACAGGGGCTTGGCCGTTGGAGGGTTTGCTTCCAGAGG GAGACAAGAAGCAAGAGTCTTCTGCTCTGCGGAGATTTCCAAGAGACATGATACCACCACACTTGAGACAATGGATGGGATCACGGTCACAATCAGTGGCTTCATAAATAGGTCTCGTACACATTCAAACGGCTTTCCATTGGAG ATTTGCCACAATTTCATGCTTGGATTTCCATATAACTGGGAGGAGTATGCTACACAACCTAGTAGTGAAGAAGCCGTTGACAGAAGTTGTCCATCTGCAGAGTCTGGTTCCTCGGCCAACAGTTGGTGTACTTTGCTGCCAGCTGCTTTTGACGATCTTCCAGTGACGAAGGCACGCGACTTCTTAATGTCCCCCCTTCAAGACTGTGAAAGAAGGACTCTCTTTAATCACATATTGGGAAAGTTGGGCAGCATTGTTTCCGGATGTGCTGAAATTTCACTAACTTCAAACCCGGAAAGTGTGAGTCATGTCAACACTGCTAATTTTGTGCAGAATGAAACTCCACAAGCTCATAACAGAAGTAAGACTACCCAGAAGTGCAGAGATGAAGATGGAACCTTGTATGAAACTCCACTGACTCGTAACAAAGCTAAGGCTACCCAGAAGTGCAGAGATGAAGCTGATATCTTGGATGCTACCCCAAGAAGAATAGTCACCAGAAGTATGACTAgattgatgaagaaaaaatcataG
- the LOC119980668 gene encoding dof zinc finger protein DOF1.2-like, with the protein MLPARLLLIAPRCASPNTKFCYYNNYSLSQPRYFCKGCRRYWTKGGSLRNVPVGGGCRKHRRAKAARRTIDRTNLHSSDRQNYESFGRPNSDSGKIHSNECEEIDMALVFAKYLNQDFFLWRRIDHNRSSENHVAIECQDYPATGLIGEPNSIEKALPHQEILAENHGFGLLGVVEEVSQDALWSDDHAITLPQFTWQSTEQSPEFDAVFPDHDQYLKIPADLISDGWSSFNLPMLDNQNTTPTLLNWS; encoded by the exons ATGTTGCCGGCGAGGTTGCTCCTAATTGCCCCCCGCTGTGCCTCTCCAAACACCAAGTTTTGTTATTACAACAATTACAGTCTCTCGCAGCCTCGGTACTTTTGCAAGGGCTGTCGGAGGTACTGGACTAAAGGCGGCTCGCTCAGAAATGTACCGGTCGGTGGGGGTTGTCGCAAACATCGTCGCGCCAAGGCTGCCCGCCGGACGATTGACCGGACTAATCTCCATTCCAGTGATCGACAGAATTATGAGTCGTTTGGGAGGCCTAATTCAGACTCTGGTAAAATTCACTCTAATGAGTGCGAAGAAATCGACATGGCGCTTGTTTTCGCTAAGTATTTGAATCAGGATTTCTTCCTCTGGAGAAGAATT GATCACAATAGGTCATCGGAGAATCATGTGGCGATCGAATGTCAGGATTATCCGGCGACGGGTTTAATCGGGGAACCGAATTCGATTGAAAAAGCATTGCCTCATCAGGAAATTTTGGCAGAGAATCATGGTTTTGGATTACTTGGAGTAGTTGAAGAAGTGTCTCAGGATGCATTGTGGTCTGATGATCATGCAATCACTTTGCCCCAATTTACATGGCAATCGACCGAACAATCGCCGGAATTTGATGCAGTTTTTCCCGATCATGATCAGTACTTGAAGATTCCTGCAGATTTGATCAGTGATGGTTGGAGTTCCTTTAATCTGCCAATGTTAGACAATCAGAACACTACCCCTACCCTTTTGAATTGGTCATAG
- the LOC119981152 gene encoding uncharacterized protein LOC119981152, whose translation MGAISCQRDPDWVVSSTESILQNDNQTTVELEDEEERMRLFSGFNRTQERKMEEKTKNKKTKTKKKKNQVLLEGYVEVPSEDDLKRTKSLTDEDLDELKGCLDLGFGFSYDEIPELCNTLPALELCYSMSQRFHDEHHKSPETSGVSEPSSSPVPNWKISSPGDHPEEVKARLKYWAQAVACTVKLCS comes from the exons atgggtgcGATTTCTTGCCAACGGGATCCTGATTGGGTTGTTTCTTCGACCGAATCAATCCTACAGAACGATAATCAGACGACTGTAGAATtggaagacgaagaagaaagaatgAGACTTTTCAGTGGCTTTAATCGGACCCAGGAGAGGAAGATGGAGGAGAAGACGAAGAACAAGAagacgaagacgaagaagaagaagaaccaggTGTTGCTGGAAGGGTACGTGGAGGTGCCGAGTGAGGATGATTTGAAGAGGACCAAGAGCTTGACTGACGAGGACCTTGATGAGCTTAAAGGGTGCTTGGATCTCGGGTTTGGTTTCAGCTACGATGAGATCCCTGAGCTCTGCAACACCTTGCCCGCTCTCGAGCTTTGCTACTCCATGAGCCAACGATTTCATGATGAACACCACAAGTCCCCTGAAACCTCCGGTGTATCTGAGCCAAGCTCGAGCCCGGTCCCCAATTGGAAGATCTCTAGTCCTG GTGATCATCCAGAAGAAGTTAAAGCAAGGCTCAAATATTGGGCACAGGCCGTGGCATGTACTGTTAAATTATGCAGCTGA
- the LOC119980669 gene encoding endoglucanase 10-like, with protein sequence MGLEFKMQKSTPRSGTSADETYNLLVTRTAFDLETLFIELDVAYTPLVGSSITDFTNSMGWTSASCWIWEEQTCEDNLMYPWELESQNGLYESSVPASDIQLVNVMFVHTIPETGRLLPSASQWNAIELDFNLLPRSSSSSNSHDYSIPSPYSKSYDYDIVIADKKHFKRFLYGLVALILVIIAIVLLVNLLPHKQKHRGPSKNLSLAINQALMFFDAQKSGLYPRNSPVKFRGDSGIQDGSSSNPPVNLVGGFYDSGNNVKFTFTTAYTITLLSWSVIEYQEKFAYIDELDHVKNIIKWGTDYLLKAFVYSNSTSSTVLYSQVGSTGSDISCWQRPEDMNNPRPVSVCSSTDSDLAGEIIAALSAASIVFKEDNSYSKSLVEAAEKLFQAASVDDPGHRPRTYTADDVCGGGAAKFYNSSGYQDELVWGGTWLSFATGNTTYLAYATNRFREADQDQIISEKGLFYWNNKIAATAVLMTRLRFFKDPGYPYEAALGNSSKNTDFLMCSYLSDKTFKKTPGGLIILRPEYGQQLQFAATASFLSKLYCDYLKLLRKTGSSCDTQGFSLQMLQKFSLSQARKRDKYYYKLYQCIKCNLTAGTSILFQVNYILGDNPMKMSYVVGFGDHYPTKVHHRSASIPWDGQYHSCPEGDRWLYSKDPNPNVLLGAMVGGPDQSDNFFDDRSKPQFTEPTISSNAGLVAALIGHYELPDSLDLGINQTGIFDKIILTASTP encoded by the exons ATGGGGTTGGAATTCAAGATGCAGAAATCAACGCCCAGGAGTGGAACAAGTGCAGACGAAACTTACAATTTGTTGGTTACTCGGACCGCTTTTGATCTGGAGACTTTGTTCATCGAA TTGGACGTAGCttatactccacttgttgggtctagtATAACCGATTTCACAA ACTCAATGGGTTGGACTTCGGCCAGTTGTTGGATTTGGGAGGAACAAACCTGTGAGGATAATCTGATGTATCCATGGGAATTGGAATCCCAAAACGGACTATATG AGTCCAGCGTCCCTGCTTCTGATATACAACTTGTCAATGTAATGTTTGTTCATACAATACCCGAGACCGGGAGGCTACTTCCTTCCGCGAGCCAATGGAACGCCATAGAGCTCGACTTCAATCTCCTCCCTCGATCATCTTCATCGTCAAACTCCCATGATTATTCCATCCCTTCACCGTATTCTAAGTCCTATGATTATGATATTGTAATAGCTGATAAGAAGCATTTCAAGCGATTTCTTTACGGATTAGTTGCTCTAATTTTAGTTATTATAGCAATTGTCCTGTTAGTGAATCTCTTGCCTCATAAACAGAAGCACCGTGGGCCTTCAAAGAACCTCAGTCTTGCAATAAACCAGGCTTTGATGTTCTTTGATGCTCAAAAGT CTGGTCTGTATCCAAGAAATAGTCCTGTAAAATTTAGAGGAGATTCAGGAATTCAAGATGGGAGCTCGAGCAATCCACCGGTTAATCTTGTTGGCGGGTTTTATGATTCTGGCAACAACGTAAAGTTCACTTTCACAACAGCTTACACCATTACACTCCTCAGTTGGAGTGTGATTGAGTATCAAGAAAAGTTTGcttacatagatgagcttgatCATGTCAAAAATATCATCAAATGGGGTACTGATTACTTGCTCAAAGCCTTCGTGTATTCAAATTCGACTTCTTCGACAGTTCTCTATTCGCAG GTTGGAAGCACTGGTAGCGATATAAGTTGCTGGCAGAGACCTGAAGACATGAACAATCCAAGACCAGTTTCTGTTTGTAGTAGCACGGATTCTGATCTAGCAGGGGAAATCATTGCAGCATTATCAGCAGCATCAATAGTATTCAAAGAAGATAATTCGTACTCGAAATCTTTAGTTGAAGCTGCTGAGAAGTTGTTTCAGGCAGCGTCTGTAGACGATCCAGGACACAGGCCAAGAACTTATACTGCAGATGATGTTTGTGGTGGAGGAGCTGCAAAGTTCTATAACTCCTCAGGTTATCAAGATGAATTGGTTTGGGGAGGAACTTGGCTGTCTTTTGCTACTGGAAACACAACTTATCTTGCCTATGCCACGAACAGGTTTCGGGAAGCTGATCAAGATCAAATTATATCAGAAAAAGGACTGTTCTATTGGAACAACAAGATTGCTGCTACCGCG GTTCTGATGACAAGACTTCGATTCTTCAAAGACCCCGGTTACCCCTATGAAGCTGCGTTGGGAAATTCGTCGAAGAATACAGATTTTCTCATGTGCTCTTATCTTTCTGATAAAACATTCAAAAAGACACCAG GTGGCTTGATCATCTTGAGGCCTGAGTATGGCCAGCAACTCCAGTTTGCAGCAACAGCATCTTTCCTGAGCAAATTATACTGTGATTACCTTAAACTTCTGCGTAAAACCGGCTCAAGTTGTGACACTCAAGGCTTTTCTCTGCAAATGTTGCAGAAATTCTCTCTGTCTCAGGCAAGAAAGCGCGATAAGTACTACTACAAGCTCTATCAGTGCATAAAATGTAATCTAACTGCAGGAACTTCAATACTTTTTCAGGTAAATTACATTCTAGGAGATAATCCAATGAAGATGAGCTATGTTGTCGGGTTCGGAGACCATTATCCTACCAAAGTTCATCACAGGAGTGCATCAATCCCTTGGGATGGTCAGTATCACTCTTGTCCAGAAGGGGATAGATGGCTTTACTCTAAAGACCCTAATCCAAATGTTCTCTTGGGAGCTATGGTAGGAGGACCAGACCAATCCGACAATTTCTTCGATGACCGGAGCAAACCACAGTTCACTGAGCCAACCATATCAAGCAATGCCGGATTAGTTGCAGCCCTGATTGGACATTATGAACTCCCAGATTCACTGGATTTGGGAATAAACCAAACCGGTATCTTCGACAAGATTATCTTGACAGCTTCAACACCATGA